The following are from one region of the Neurospora crassa OR74A linkage group III, whole genome shotgun sequence genome:
- a CDS encoding triosephosphate isomerase: MARKFFVGGNFKMNGTRKDLKAIVDNLNNAQLDPNAEVVIAPPALYLDFVKQNLQKPNVEVAAQNVFNKPNGAFTGEISATQLLDLGVKWVILGHSERRNELGESDEFIASKTKYALDNGISVIWCCGESKDTRQAGETIKFVENQLAALAKEINDWKNVVIAYEPIWAIGTGLVATKEQAQEVHAAIRSWLKQNVSDKVAEETRILYGGSVNAKNCKDLAKEQDIDGFLVGGASLKPEFVDIINANL; the protein is encoded by the exons ATGGCTCGCAAGTTCTTCGTCGGCGGCAACTTCAAGAT GAACGGGACCCGTAAGGATCTCAAGGCCATCGTTGACAACCTTAACAACGCCCAATTGGACCCTAACGCCG AGGTCGTGATCGCCCCTCCCGCTCTCTACCTTGACTTCGTCAAGCAGAACCTCCAGAAGCCCAACGTTGAGGTTGCCGCTCAGAACGTCTTCAACAAGCCCAACGGCGCCTTCACCGGCGAGATCAGCGCCACGCAGCTCCTGGATCTCGGCGTCAAGTGGGTCATTCTCGGCCACTCTGAGCGCCGCAACGAGCTCGGCGAGTCGGACGAGTTCATTGCCTCCAAGACCAAGTACGCCCTCGACAACGGCATCTCGGTCATCTGGTGCTGCGGCGAGTCCAAGGACACGCGCCAGGCCGGCGAGACCATCAAGTTCGTCGAGAACCAGCTCGCCGCTCTCGCCAAGGAGATCAACGACTGGAAGAACGTCGTTATCGCGTACGAGCCCATCTGGGCCATTGGCACCGGCCTCGTCGCCACCAAGGAGCAGGCCCAGGAGGTGCACGCCGCCATCCGCAGCTGGCTCAAGCAGAACGTCAGCGACAAGGTTGCTGAGGAGACCCGCATCCTCTACGGTGGCTCTGTCAACGCCAAGAACTGCAAGGACCTTGCCAAGGAGCAGGACATTGACGGTTTCCTTGTTGGCGGTGCCAGCTTGAAGCCCGAGT TCGTGGACATCATCAACGCCAACCTGTAA
- a CDS encoding mitochondrial 54S ribosomal protein MRPL51 — protein sequence MTVKALTQISSAGRNGVGAFVLQCKKLDIHYSDWAGSSRGMNGFIKSLLPKFAAANPQIEFVVSPRPAKHPILMGHYINGRTKAICVRNMEPLEILKKAELLRDASGEKPQKFKKPVTSTNPSVRGVWSPYHGQGMAV from the exons ATGACGGTAAAAGCATTGACGCAGATCTCCTCTGCCGGCCGT AATGGCGTCGGCGCATTCGTCTTGCAGTGCAAGAAGTTGGACATCCACTACAGTGACTGGGCCGGCAGCTCCCGGGGCATGAA CGGCTTCATCaaatccctcctccccaaattcgccgccgccaacccgCAAATCGAGTTCGTCGTCTCTCCCCGGCCCGCCAAGCACCCGATCCTCATGGGCCACTACATCAACGGGCGCACCAAGGCCATTTGCGTGCGCAACATGGAGCCGCTCGAGATCCTCAAGAAGGCCGAGCTCCTCCGCGACGCGAGCGGCGAGAAGCCCCAGAAGTTCAAGAAGCCCGTCACCAGCACGAACCCCAGTGTCAGAGGTGTCTGGTCGCCTTACCATGGGCAGGGTATGGCTGTATAA
- a CDS encoding mRNA turnover protein MRT4 has product MPKSKRAKVYNLTQVTKKNREQKEKLFENIRECIPNYQHCFVFSIDNMRNNYLKDVRKELNDCRIFFGKTKLTARALGTTPEDAQADGLDKLSKYLSGSVGLIFTNRDPSEIKDYFVNLTQVDFARAGSVATRTITIPSGPLYSTGGEVPAEHDVPVSHTLEPELRRLGMPTRMVKGKVCLGDEAGEGDDYVICKEGETLDSRQTRLLKLFSICLSEFRVKLLAYWSAASGEVTELEKPGEAGAEEMEEDDE; this is encoded by the exons ATGCCCAAGTCCAAGAGAGCGAAGGTGTACAACCTCACCCAGGTCACCAAGAAGAACCGCGAACAAAAGGAGAAGCTCTTTGAGAACATCCGAGAATGCATCCCCAACTACCAGCACTGCTTCGTCTTCAGCATCGATAACATGCGCAACAACTACCTGAAGGATGTCAGAAAGGAGCTGAACGACTGCCG CATCTTCTTCGGCAAGACCAAGCTCACCGCCCGCGCTCTCGGCACCACCCCCGAGGACGCCCAAGCCGACGGGCTCGACAAGCTCTCCAAGTACCTGTCCGGCTCCGTCGGCCTCATCTTCACCAACCGCGACCCCTCGGAAATCAAGGACTACTTCGTCAACCTGACACAAGTCGACTTTGCGCGCGCCGGCTCCGTCGCCACGcgaaccatcaccatcccctcCGGTCCCTTGTACTCCACCGGTGGCGAGGTCCCCGCCGAGCACGACGTGCCCGTCTCCCACACGCTCGAGCCCGAGCTCCGCCGCCTGGGCATGCCCACCCGCATGGTCAAGGGCAAGGTCTGCCTGGGTGACGAGGCCGGCGAGGGTGACGATTACGTTATCTGCAAGGAGGGCGAGACGCTGGATTCCAGGCAGACGAGGCTGCTGAAGCTGTTCAGCATCTGCTTGAGTGAGTTCCGTGTCAAGCTGCTGGCCTACTGGAGCGCGGCGAGCGGGGAGGTTACCGAGTTGGAGAAGCCTGGTGAGGCTGGTGctgaggagatggaggaggatgacgagtaA